In Thermosynechococcus sichuanensis E542, a single genomic region encodes these proteins:
- a CDS encoding DUF3370 domain-containing protein — translation MSVNFRRWLASCAALVVISPVLAQAPATIEKPQKVLPLPGALDQVPVFNSNSPEVVQRPGILLSTFPPAGKATPNAHLNFAFRDRFDIFAHHIAKPLDPQDLTTLYLGILAYNPSSEPVTVNLIHAASYLSQPDAPFRPLPNQQANDLGQVFAGPGDRVMLDILRQRRQAGWPAQMVIPPRSYALIANLPIPVKGLDPPLNGRSLLIRARSSGNIYLASLARFGNEPPTLEQWQQTLMEGTLVTPRDRAPTPPNQGGSIIYGRVAGVAMGSRWHNPQQQPIPIPTAGTAFSYPISSLVAGRLGTGQVQTAPLVVRYPDTAYAAHGNYAVEYDLVLPLQNTSDRPQTVRLALQTPIKFDAPASGLRFFAEPPNRIFFRGSVRLRFRDDQGTPQSRIIHLVQRQGQQGEDLVRLTLQPQETRWVQFTLLYPPDATPPQVLTIETLADPLSRP, via the coding sequence ATGTCTGTTAATTTCCGTCGGTGGTTGGCGAGCTGTGCGGCCTTGGTTGTCATTTCCCCAGTGCTGGCTCAGGCGCCGGCAACGATTGAAAAACCGCAAAAAGTGCTGCCTTTACCGGGTGCCCTTGATCAGGTGCCGGTGTTTAATAGCAACAGCCCAGAGGTAGTGCAGCGACCGGGCATTCTCCTGTCCACCTTTCCGCCAGCGGGCAAAGCAACCCCCAATGCCCACCTGAACTTTGCCTTTCGCGATCGCTTTGATATTTTTGCTCACCATATTGCCAAACCCCTCGACCCGCAGGATCTCACGACCCTCTACCTAGGGATTCTCGCCTACAACCCCAGTTCTGAACCGGTAACGGTGAATTTGATCCATGCCGCCAGTTACTTGAGTCAGCCGGATGCCCCCTTTCGTCCCTTGCCGAATCAGCAGGCGAATGATCTCGGTCAAGTTTTTGCTGGTCCGGGCGATCGCGTCATGCTGGATATTTTGCGACAACGGCGGCAGGCGGGCTGGCCCGCACAAATGGTTATTCCCCCCCGCAGTTATGCCCTGATCGCCAATTTACCGATTCCTGTCAAGGGACTCGACCCACCCCTCAATGGTCGTTCGCTACTGATTCGCGCTCGCAGTAGCGGCAACATCTACCTCGCCAGTTTAGCCCGCTTTGGCAATGAACCGCCGACCCTAGAGCAATGGCAGCAGACGCTGATGGAAGGGACATTGGTTACCCCCCGCGATCGCGCTCCCACCCCCCCCAATCAAGGGGGCAGCATTATCTATGGCCGAGTGGCGGGTGTCGCTATGGGTTCCCGCTGGCATAATCCTCAACAACAGCCCATTCCAATTCCTACTGCTGGCACCGCCTTTTCCTATCCCATTAGTTCGTTAGTGGCGGGGCGCTTGGGCACAGGACAAGTGCAAACGGCTCCCCTCGTGGTGCGCTATCCAGATACCGCCTATGCTGCCCATGGTAACTATGCCGTTGAATATGATCTAGTGCTACCCCTACAAAACACCAGCGATCGCCCCCAGACCGTGCGGCTTGCCCTCCAAACCCCCATCAAGTTCGACGCCCCCGCCAGTGGCTTACGCTTCTTTGCTGAACCACCCAACCGCATCTTTTTCCGAGGCAGTGTCCGACTGCGTTTCCGCGATGATCAAGGCACCCCCCAAAGTCGGATCATTCACCTTGTCCAACGCCAAGGCCAGCAGGGGGAGGATCTCGTACGGCTAACACTACAACCCCAAGAAACCCGCTGGGTACAGTTCACCCTGCTCTATCCGCCGGATGCGACCCCCCCCCAAGTGTTGACAATTGAAACCTTGGCAGATCCGCTGTCGCGCCCCTGA
- a CDS encoding SIMPL domain-containing protein translates to MTTAVKHPLTPFYTLGLAALLVGGTVVLPERPAMSQEAQRTLTVTGRGTEAISATLAQVSLGVEVQGRTAQEVQQEVARRANAVLAVLRAREVSQLQTTGLGLSPNYQYTNNQRILVGYIGRNTVSFRIASDRVGPLLDAAVQAGATTIDNISFTAPEATIAAAQRTALQRATQDAQSQAQAVLSALNLQPRQVVSIQIHQAAPPPRPLAVRAATMADSTPVVSGELQVEASVTLQISY, encoded by the coding sequence GTGACTACTGCTGTGAAACATCCCTTGACGCCTTTTTATACCCTCGGTCTTGCCGCGCTGCTTGTTGGTGGAACTGTGGTACTTCCTGAGCGACCTGCGATGAGTCAAGAAGCCCAGCGTACCCTGACGGTCACCGGTCGGGGGACAGAAGCCATTTCAGCAACCCTTGCCCAAGTCAGCCTTGGGGTTGAGGTGCAAGGTCGTACAGCTCAAGAGGTGCAGCAAGAGGTGGCGCGACGAGCCAATGCCGTCTTAGCAGTTCTGCGGGCACGGGAGGTCAGTCAACTGCAAACAACAGGACTTGGCCTTAGCCCAAATTATCAATACACCAACAATCAACGGATACTGGTGGGCTATATCGGCCGCAACACGGTGAGTTTTCGCATTGCTAGCGATCGCGTGGGTCCCCTCCTTGATGCGGCTGTCCAAGCTGGCGCAACCACGATCGATAATATTAGCTTTACGGCACCAGAGGCGACGATTGCCGCTGCCCAACGCACTGCCCTGCAGCGAGCCACCCAAGATGCCCAAAGTCAAGCTCAAGCGGTGCTCAGTGCCCTCAATCTGCAACCGCGCCAAGTGGTGAGCATTCAAATTCATCAGGCGGCACCCCCGCCAAGACCCCTTGCCGTTCGCGCAGCAACCATGGCCGATAGCACCCCTGTGGTGTCCGGGGAATTACAGGTAGAGGCGAGTGTCACATTGCAAATTAGCTACTAG
- the pyk gene encoding pyruvate kinase yields the protein MKLSPSPMLFRRTKIVATIGPASRSREVIQQMLAAGMNVARLNFSHGDYKDHAETIALLRQVANAEATPLTLLQDLQGPKIRVGQLPQGSIELVEGEQVHLVPLTEEETQGIGIDYPYLAEEAQPGMQVLLDDGLLELVVEAVEGNRVTCRVVQGGTLKSRKGVNLPDLNLRLPSLTDKDKQDIQFGIEQGVDIISLSFVRRAEDLWELREYLAAHGASDMPVLAKIEKPQAVENLSAILGVADAIMVARGDLGVEMRVEKVPLLQKQIIRECNYRSIPVITATQMLESMIHNPRPTRAEASDVANAILDGTDAVMLSGESAVGAFPVQAVKMLARIAADVEPHLEFDNMPAYRNDETHALGEALTTITQILDLRAIACFTETGYTATIASGERVKPMIVAFTDRPRVYHWMNLLWGVKPILLETLPLTFEGMIAVAENQLKERQMATEGDKILILGGIPAQTPQGTNFIKIHTISA from the coding sequence ATGAAGTTATCCCCCTCTCCTATGCTTTTTCGTCGCACCAAAATTGTCGCCACCATTGGCCCTGCCAGTCGATCGCGGGAAGTGATTCAGCAGATGCTGGCCGCTGGCATGAATGTGGCACGGTTAAATTTCTCCCACGGTGACTATAAAGATCATGCCGAAACCATTGCCCTGCTGCGACAAGTGGCCAATGCAGAAGCAACGCCCCTGACGCTACTGCAAGATTTGCAAGGTCCCAAGATTCGCGTTGGCCAACTGCCCCAAGGGAGCATTGAATTAGTGGAAGGGGAGCAAGTCCACCTCGTACCCCTCACCGAGGAAGAAACGCAAGGCATTGGCATTGATTATCCTTATCTTGCCGAAGAGGCGCAGCCGGGGATGCAAGTGCTCTTGGATGATGGCCTTTTGGAATTGGTGGTCGAGGCCGTTGAGGGAAATCGGGTCACCTGCCGGGTGGTGCAGGGGGGCACACTCAAAAGTCGTAAGGGGGTAAACTTGCCGGATCTGAATCTGCGGCTGCCTTCCCTCACCGACAAAGACAAGCAGGATATTCAATTTGGCATTGAGCAGGGGGTGGATATTATCTCCCTAAGTTTTGTGCGCCGTGCTGAGGATCTCTGGGAGTTGCGGGAGTACCTCGCTGCCCACGGTGCCAGTGATATGCCGGTGCTAGCCAAAATTGAGAAACCCCAAGCAGTGGAAAATCTTTCCGCCATTTTGGGCGTGGCCGATGCGATTATGGTTGCCCGAGGCGATCTCGGTGTGGAGATGCGGGTGGAGAAGGTACCGCTGCTGCAAAAGCAAATTATTCGCGAGTGCAACTACCGCAGTATTCCCGTGATCACAGCAACCCAAATGCTGGAGAGCATGATCCACAATCCGCGGCCGACGCGGGCAGAGGCCAGTGATGTTGCTAACGCCATTCTCGATGGCACGGATGCGGTGATGTTGTCGGGTGAGTCTGCCGTGGGGGCTTTTCCTGTGCAGGCGGTGAAAATGCTAGCGCGGATTGCAGCGGATGTGGAGCCGCACCTTGAGTTTGACAATATGCCCGCCTACCGCAATGATGAGACCCATGCCTTGGGGGAAGCCTTGACAACAATTACCCAAATCCTCGACTTGCGGGCGATCGCCTGCTTTACGGAAACGGGCTACACCGCAACCATTGCCTCTGGGGAACGGGTAAAACCCATGATTGTCGCCTTTACCGATCGCCCCCGCGTTTATCACTGGATGAATTTGCTCTGGGGCGTGAAGCCAATTCTTTTAGAAACTCTGCCCCTGACCTTTGAAGGGATGATTGCCGTGGCCGAAAACCAACTCAAGGAGCGCCAGATGGCCACCGAGGGCGATAAAATTTTGATTCTGGGTGGCATTCCGGCTCAAACTCCCCAAGGAACGAATTTTATTAAAATTCACACGATTAGCGCCTAA
- a CDS encoding ABC transporter permease produces the protein MARPLTPDNQTLNRAWTWQDGLIILALIALIFWIVNTAAQFTGRYDPTITIELSPAVLPSYTAQTLLRMLIAYIISLVFSILYSYIAYYNRTAEKILLPLLDILQSIPVLSFLPGVVLALITLFPGSRIGVELAAIILIYTGMAWNMTFSFYQSLISVPRELREVAKIYRLGWWQQVWTLDLPAGAIGLIWNSVMSVAGGWFFLMAIESFTIGEKTFTLPGLGSYLAEAANQQDYAALIYGLAVLIGVIIIIDILVWRPLIAWGEKFKIEMVEAENVPKSFVLDFLRRSPTLRAFHQNIFAPVWERLDEQLRPKHPRQSLAPQNGQGNWPITPIILVIFTVFVGWGAIAFLRQMLGVSWQDWQQIGLGAVLTTVRVVVALILSLLWTVPVGVAIGRNPRAAQVLQPIVQIAASVPATALFPVLLLALANVGGGLEIGSVALMMLGTMWYILFNVIAGAQAIPTELFEAAVVYQLSWWQRWRTLILPGIFPYLITGIITAVGGAWNSSIVSEYVEFQNQTEQTLGLGATISEASVRGDFPLLMAATAVMSLLVVLTNRLVWRPLYRLAETKYQLL, from the coding sequence ATGGCACGCCCCCTTACCCCCGACAATCAAACGCTAAATCGTGCTTGGACTTGGCAAGATGGCCTGATCATTTTGGCCTTGATTGCCCTGATCTTTTGGATTGTCAACACGGCTGCTCAGTTTACAGGACGGTATGACCCCACGATCACCATTGAGCTGAGTCCAGCAGTCTTGCCAAGTTATACGGCTCAAACGCTGCTGCGGATGCTCATTGCCTACATTATCTCCTTGGTGTTTAGCATCCTCTATTCCTATATTGCCTACTACAACCGCACTGCCGAAAAAATTCTGTTGCCTCTACTGGATATTCTGCAATCCATTCCTGTGCTGTCGTTTTTGCCGGGGGTGGTGCTAGCACTGATTACCCTCTTTCCGGGGAGCCGTATTGGTGTAGAACTGGCGGCCATTATCCTTATCTACACGGGGATGGCGTGGAATATGACGTTTAGCTTTTATCAGTCTTTGATTAGCGTGCCTCGGGAACTGCGGGAGGTGGCAAAAATTTATCGGCTGGGGTGGTGGCAGCAGGTGTGGACACTAGATTTGCCGGCAGGTGCGATCGGTCTCATTTGGAATAGTGTGATGTCAGTGGCGGGGGGCTGGTTTTTCTTGATGGCGATCGAGTCCTTTACCATTGGCGAGAAAACCTTTACGTTGCCGGGGTTAGGTTCCTATCTGGCGGAAGCAGCTAACCAACAGGACTATGCCGCCCTGATCTACGGCTTGGCGGTGCTGATTGGCGTCATCATCATCATTGATATTCTGGTGTGGCGCCCTCTGATTGCTTGGGGTGAAAAATTCAAGATAGAAATGGTCGAGGCGGAGAATGTTCCTAAATCCTTCGTTCTTGATTTCCTGCGGCGATCGCCCACGTTGCGAGCCTTCCACCAAAATATTTTTGCCCCCGTCTGGGAACGACTAGATGAGCAGTTGCGCCCCAAACACCCACGTCAATCCCTCGCCCCCCAGAATGGCCAAGGCAACTGGCCGATAACCCCTATCATTTTGGTAATTTTTACCGTCTTTGTGGGTTGGGGAGCGATCGCCTTTTTGCGGCAAATGCTTGGTGTCAGTTGGCAAGATTGGCAGCAAATTGGTCTAGGGGCGGTTCTGACGACAGTGCGGGTAGTGGTGGCTCTGATTTTATCGCTCCTGTGGACAGTTCCAGTGGGGGTGGCGATCGGGCGCAATCCCCGTGCCGCTCAAGTGTTGCAACCCATTGTTCAAATTGCGGCATCGGTACCGGCCACAGCTCTCTTTCCGGTGCTGCTGTTGGCGCTCGCCAATGTGGGCGGGGGCTTAGAGATTGGCTCTGTGGCGCTGATGATGCTGGGAACGATGTGGTACATCCTCTTTAACGTCATTGCCGGTGCCCAAGCGATTCCCACGGAGTTATTTGAAGCAGCGGTGGTCTATCAGCTCTCTTGGTGGCAGCGGTGGCGCACCCTGATTTTGCCGGGGATTTTCCCTTATCTGATTACAGGCATCATTACGGCGGTGGGCGGCGCTTGGAACTCCAGCATTGTCAGTGAATATGTGGAATTTCAGAATCAAACGGAGCAGACCCTTGGCCTGGGAGCCACCATTTCCGAGGCTAGCGTGCGGGGAGACTTTCCTCTGCTGATGGCAGCCACCGCAGTGATGTCGTTACTGGTGGTTTTGACCAACCGTTTGGTTTGGCGCCCCCTCTACCGCTTGGCGGAAACGAAATATCAACTGTTGTAG
- a CDS encoding anhydro-N-acetylmuramic acid kinase, whose protein sequence is MRVVGLMSGTSVDGIDAALVALGGGDRDLEVEVLNFCTVPYPAALRQQILEICGGTPLTLAELADLDEAIAEAFALAAEMVQQGYPRADLIGSHGQTVFHRPPTGDRLGYSLQLGRGDWIAGCTGITTIANFRAQDIALGGQGAPLVPRIDWCLLSHPTEVRCVQNIGGIGNVTYLPPQREDPEGKGVMGWDTGPGNVLLDLAVTELSGGKFTYDADGAWARQGKIIDPLVEHWLQDPFFQQPPPKSTGREYFGLPFWQRCRTEAAGLAPADLLATLTEFTARSMVESYRQFLPQKPQRVFLCGGGAHNGFLKERLQVHLGEIPVATTATAGIPVDAKEAIAFAILAYWHELGVAGNLPQVTGARQAVPLGQRWIGQR, encoded by the coding sequence ATGCGTGTCGTTGGCCTGATGAGCGGTACCTCGGTGGATGGGATTGATGCGGCCTTAGTTGCCCTAGGGGGGGGCGATCGCGACCTTGAGGTAGAGGTGCTGAACTTTTGTACAGTGCCCTATCCCGCCGCCCTACGGCAGCAAATTCTGGAAATTTGTGGCGGAACCCCCTTGACCCTTGCCGAACTCGCAGACTTAGATGAAGCGATCGCCGAGGCCTTTGCTCTTGCGGCAGAAATGGTTCAACAGGGTTACCCACGGGCAGATCTCATTGGCTCCCACGGTCAAACGGTCTTTCATCGTCCCCCCACGGGCGATCGCCTCGGCTACAGCCTGCAACTGGGACGGGGAGATTGGATTGCTGGGTGCACAGGCATTACCACCATTGCTAACTTTCGTGCTCAGGATATTGCCTTGGGGGGTCAAGGAGCGCCCCTCGTGCCTCGGATCGATTGGTGTCTGCTGAGCCATCCCACGGAAGTCCGCTGTGTGCAAAATATTGGGGGGATTGGCAATGTCACCTACTTACCGCCCCAACGCGAGGATCCCGAGGGCAAAGGGGTCATGGGTTGGGATACAGGTCCCGGCAATGTGCTGCTTGATCTGGCCGTAACCGAGTTATCGGGGGGTAAATTCACCTACGATGCCGATGGGGCATGGGCACGGCAGGGCAAAATTATTGATCCGCTGGTGGAGCACTGGCTGCAAGACCCCTTCTTTCAACAGCCGCCGCCAAAGTCCACAGGGCGCGAATACTTTGGTTTGCCCTTTTGGCAGCGATGCCGTACTGAGGCTGCCGGTTTAGCGCCTGCGGATCTTCTGGCCACACTGACCGAATTTACGGCCCGCAGTATGGTTGAGAGCTATCGCCAATTTTTGCCCCAAAAACCGCAGCGGGTCTTCCTCTGTGGCGGCGGTGCCCATAATGGTTTTCTCAAGGAGCGCCTTCAGGTGCATTTAGGCGAAATTCCCGTAGCAACCACTGCGACGGCTGGCATACCGGTGGATGCGAAAGAGGCGATCGCCTTTGCGATTCTCGCCTACTGGCATGAATTGGGCGTGGCGGGGAATCTGCCCCAAGTTACGGGTGCACGTCAAGCGGTTCCCCTAGGTCAGCGATGGATTGGACAGCGATGA
- a CDS encoding NAD(P)H-hydrate dehydratase, with protein MKRTFPAIVTTAEMQAIEGAMFNAGFPVPALMEKVGQRLSDFLQREFPRARYPHVGVLAGPGHNGGDALVVARELWHRGYGVKVWQPFERLKPLTADHARYARFLGLPFVAAVDSLQAVDLIVDGLFGFGLERELTGDLADAIAQITTWRQPRVSIDVPSGLHSDTGAVLGTAIQADRTLCLGLWKRGLLVEEAQPWVGQGLLIPFDIPAAVIEAALATAPRRYCLDASCWQQLPLARSPITHKYQQGQLLLIGGSAQFGGSIVLSALAARCTGVGMLVVAVPQSLKSLVLSRVPDAIVVGCPETARGAIARLPESLDLGKFSAIACGPGLTPEAVPVVETLLRTGRSLVLDADALNILATLSPWPLLSPVILTPHYGEFRRLFPDLVTTGGDRLAQVTAAASRSNAIVLLKGARTAIASPRGDLWINPHSTPALARGGSGDVLTGLIGGLVAQQEALSATYCGVWWHAQAGIQAEREATSLGVYPEQLIAHLLPTLQAALTARV; from the coding sequence ATGAAAAGAACCTTTCCAGCCATTGTCACCACTGCCGAAATGCAGGCCATTGAGGGGGCAATGTTCAATGCCGGCTTCCCGGTGCCTGCCCTAATGGAAAAGGTGGGACAGCGCCTCAGCGATTTTCTCCAGAGGGAGTTTCCAAGGGCACGGTATCCCCATGTGGGCGTTTTAGCCGGTCCGGGGCACAATGGCGGTGATGCTTTGGTGGTGGCACGGGAGCTATGGCACCGGGGCTATGGGGTGAAAGTCTGGCAGCCCTTTGAACGTTTGAAGCCCCTGACGGCGGATCATGCCCGCTATGCTCGCTTTCTTGGTCTGCCCTTTGTGGCGGCGGTGGACAGCTTGCAAGCGGTTGACCTGATCGTGGATGGTCTTTTTGGCTTTGGCCTAGAGCGGGAACTGACGGGCGACCTTGCCGATGCCATTGCTCAGATCACCACTTGGCGGCAACCACGGGTGAGTATTGATGTGCCTTCGGGGCTACACAGTGACACGGGGGCAGTTTTGGGCACTGCTATTCAGGCCGATCGCACCCTCTGCTTAGGACTGTGGAAGCGCGGGCTATTGGTGGAAGAGGCCCAGCCTTGGGTGGGGCAGGGGCTGTTAATCCCCTTTGATATTCCCGCCGCGGTGATTGAAGCGGCGTTGGCCACTGCGCCTCGGCGATATTGCTTGGATGCTTCCTGTTGGCAGCAATTGCCCTTGGCGCGATCGCCCATTACCCACAAGTATCAGCAGGGACAGCTTTTACTCATTGGCGGCTCGGCTCAGTTTGGCGGCAGTATTGTCCTCAGTGCCCTCGCCGCCCGCTGTACGGGTGTGGGAATGCTGGTGGTGGCGGTGCCCCAGTCCCTGAAGTCCCTTGTGCTCTCACGAGTCCCCGATGCCATTGTTGTTGGTTGTCCCGAAACAGCTAGGGGGGCGATCGCCCGCTTACCGGAGAGCCTAGACTTAGGGAAATTTTCCGCCATTGCCTGTGGGCCGGGGCTGACCCCTGAGGCAGTACCCGTTGTGGAAACCCTTTTAAGGACAGGGCGATCGCTGGTCTTGGATGCCGATGCCCTAAATATCCTAGCCACCCTCTCGCCGTGGCCACTGCTGAGTCCTGTCATTTTGACCCCCCACTATGGCGAATTTCGGCGCTTATTTCCCGACCTTGTCACCACCGGGGGCGATCGCCTTGCTCAAGTCACTGCCGCCGCGAGCCGCAGCAACGCCATTGTGCTTCTCAAGGGCGCCCGAACAGCCATTGCCTCGCCGCGGGGTGACCTCTGGATCAACCCCCACAGTACCCCTGCCCTTGCCCGAGGCGGTAGTGGCGATGTCCTCACTGGTCTCATTGGCGGCCTTGTGGCACAGCAGGAAGCCCTTAGCGCCACTTATTGTGGGGTTTGGTGGCACGCCCAAGCCGGCATTCAGGCAGAACGCGAGGCCACTTCCCTAGGGGTCTATCCGGAACAACTGATTGCCCATCTGTTACCAACCCTTCAGGCTGCTCTAACTGCTAGGGTTTAG